From a single Planococcus shenhongbingii genomic region:
- a CDS encoding DUF6640 family protein encodes MIQNSVQNFTPSNVDQKRSISIGKVLLSTVAGLTAIGGFLADWNRTHLFNPNWPPHAKFHDAWTISVGSLLGCSGLYYLLRNSSRPQEDLHIGTMLPAIFWITQGISFTFPGAKGLESEFPDLVPRVKGVWINEMFASAGILAITGTGYALERSRLSKTH; translated from the coding sequence ATGATCCAAAATTCTGTTCAAAATTTCACTCCCAGCAATGTCGACCAGAAACGATCAATTTCAATAGGAAAAGTTTTGCTCAGCACAGTTGCTGGGCTAACAGCAATCGGAGGGTTTTTAGCCGATTGGAATAGAACGCATCTGTTCAATCCAAACTGGCCGCCCCATGCCAAATTTCATGATGCCTGGACAATATCAGTCGGTTCTCTTCTTGGTTGCTCTGGCCTTTATTATTTATTGAGAAATAGCAGCCGTCCCCAGGAAGATCTTCATATTGGCACGATGCTGCCGGCTATATTCTGGATTACACAAGGAATCAGTTTCACTTTTCCAGGAGCAAAAGGACTTGAATCAGAGTTTCCGGATCTCGTTCCTCGTGTGAAAGGCGTATGGATCAATGAAATGTTTGCATCTGCAGGCATATTGGCTATAACTGGTACGGGCTATGCACTCGAACGCAGCAGGCTTTCTAAAACACATTAA
- a CDS encoding DUF3784 domain-containing protein, which yields MASAFINLIVLIPFLTFAIALSKGKGAFLIAGYNTLPDSEKAQYDETAVCKFMGKIMYGICFSIFLWFLSDLLEIPHLFAIGMLLFISLIIFSLVYVNTGNRFKKE from the coding sequence ATGGCAAGCGCTTTCATAAATTTAATTGTTTTAATCCCTTTCTTGACTTTTGCAATTGCATTATCGAAAGGCAAAGGGGCATTTCTCATTGCTGGCTATAATACACTGCCCGACAGTGAAAAAGCTCAATACGATGAAACGGCCGTATGTAAATTCATGGGAAAAATTATGTATGGAATTTGTTTTAGCATATTCTTGTGGTTTCTAAGCGATTTGCTGGAAATTCCGCATTTGTTTGCGATTGGTATGCTGTTATTTATATCATTGATTATTTTCTCATTAGTTTATGTGAACACAGGTAATAGATTTAAAAAAGAATAA
- the guaC gene encoding GMP reductase gives MDNVFDYEDIQLVPAKAVVNSRSECDTSVQFGGRTFKLPVVPANMQTIVDEKIALFLAENNYFYIMHRFEPEKRLAFAKDMQSRGLYASISVGVKEEEYTFVQQLVDEGVTPEYITIDVAHGHSNGVINMIQFIKKHLPESFVIAGNVGTPEAVRELEHAGADATKVGIGPGKVCITKIKTGFGTGGWQLAALRWCAKAASKPIIADGGIRTHGDIAKSVRFGASMVMIGSLFAGHEESPGQTVEQDGKLFKEYFGSASEFQKGEKKNVEGKKMYVEYRGSLKDTLIEMEQDLQSSISYAGGDKLSAIRNVDYVIVKNSIFNGDKVY, from the coding sequence ATGGATAATGTGTTTGATTACGAAGATATTCAATTAGTTCCTGCAAAAGCAGTGGTTAACAGCCGTTCAGAATGTGATACTTCTGTGCAGTTTGGCGGACGAACATTTAAATTGCCGGTAGTGCCTGCTAATATGCAGACAATTGTCGATGAAAAAATTGCGCTATTCCTAGCAGAAAATAATTACTTCTATATTATGCACCGGTTCGAACCGGAAAAACGCTTGGCTTTTGCAAAAGATATGCAGAGCCGTGGACTGTATGCTTCGATCAGCGTGGGAGTTAAAGAAGAAGAGTATACTTTTGTCCAGCAATTGGTGGACGAAGGAGTTACGCCGGAATACATCACAATCGATGTAGCACATGGCCATTCAAATGGCGTTATCAATATGATTCAGTTTATCAAAAAACACTTGCCGGAAAGCTTTGTCATTGCGGGCAACGTCGGCACGCCGGAAGCGGTAAGAGAATTGGAACATGCTGGTGCGGATGCGACAAAAGTGGGCATCGGACCTGGGAAAGTCTGCATCACGAAAATCAAAACCGGATTTGGGACAGGCGGCTGGCAATTAGCGGCACTTCGCTGGTGTGCAAAAGCGGCAAGCAAGCCGATTATTGCAGACGGTGGAATCCGCACTCATGGAGATATCGCGAAATCTGTGCGTTTTGGCGCTTCTATGGTCATGATCGGTTCTCTTTTCGCCGGACATGAGGAATCACCGGGACAAACAGTGGAACAAGACGGCAAGCTTTTTAAAGAATATTTTGGTTCTGCATCCGAGTTCCAAAAAGGTGAAAAGAAAAACGTTGAAGGCAAGAAAATGTACGTTGAATACAGAGGATCGTTGAAAGACACATTAATTGAAATGGAACAAGATCTTCAATCTTCGATTTCATACGCTGGAGGAGACAAACTGTCAGCAATCCGCAATGTGGATTATGTTATCGTGAAAAACTCGATTTTCAATGGCGACAAAGTTTATTGA
- a CDS encoding alpha-ketoacid dehydrogenase subunit beta: MRELTYLEAVREALSQEMRQNDDVFILGEDIGVYGGAFGVTRGMIEEFGPERIRNTPISEAAISGTAVGAALTGMRPILELQFSDFITIAMDNMVNQAAKIRYMYGGKGKVPMVLRTPAGSGTGAAAQHSQSLEAWMAHVPGLKVVQPSTAYDAKGLLKAAIDDDNPVIFYEHKLCYKTKSEVPEEQYSIPLGKADIKREGTDVTIVATAIMVHKALEAAAELEKEGISVEIIDPRTLVPLDTETIIQSVKKTSRLIVVHEAVKRGGFGGEIASTIAESEAFDYLDAPIKRLGGKAVPIPYNPELEKAAVPQVGDIVSAAKEILNRQ, translated from the coding sequence ATGAGAGAGCTAACTTATCTAGAAGCGGTCAGAGAAGCATTGAGCCAGGAAATGCGCCAAAACGATGATGTTTTCATTTTGGGAGAAGATATCGGGGTTTATGGAGGAGCTTTTGGTGTGACGCGCGGCATGATCGAAGAATTCGGTCCGGAACGGATTCGCAACACGCCCATTTCAGAAGCGGCCATTTCCGGCACGGCAGTCGGTGCAGCTTTAACTGGCATGCGGCCGATACTGGAGCTGCAATTTTCGGATTTCATCACCATTGCGATGGATAATATGGTCAACCAGGCAGCGAAAATCCGTTATATGTACGGAGGAAAAGGGAAAGTGCCGATGGTGCTGCGCACTCCGGCCGGTTCTGGAACAGGAGCAGCGGCCCAGCATTCCCAAAGCCTGGAAGCCTGGATGGCACATGTCCCGGGTTTAAAAGTAGTCCAGCCTTCGACAGCGTATGATGCAAAAGGGCTGTTAAAAGCGGCAATCGATGATGATAATCCTGTCATTTTTTACGAACACAAATTGTGCTATAAAACGAAATCGGAAGTTCCTGAAGAACAATATTCCATTCCATTAGGCAAAGCGGACATTAAACGTGAAGGGACGGATGTGACGATTGTTGCCACTGCCATCATGGTGCATAAAGCGCTGGAAGCAGCTGCGGAGCTTGAAAAAGAAGGCATCAGCGTGGAAATAATTGATCCTCGGACTCTCGTTCCTTTGGATACTGAAACGATTATCCAGTCGGTTAAGAAAACAAGCCGTCTGATTGTTGTCCATGAAGCGGTTAAGCGTGGAGGCTTTGGCGGAGAAATTGCCAGCACAATTGCAGAAAGTGAAGCATTTGACTATTTGGATGCGCCGATAAAACGGCTGGGCGGCAAAGCTGTTCCGATTCCTTATAACCCAGAGCTCGAAAAAGCGGCAGTTCCGCAAGTCGGCGATATTGTCTCAGCAGCAAAAGAAATCTTAAACCGCCAGTAG
- a CDS encoding thiamine pyrophosphate-dependent dehydrogenase E1 component subunit alpha, with protein sequence MTQTLNLPPHVQETDLAGLLKQMWQIRYFEEKVDEFFAKGMIHGTTHLAVGQEASAVGSIAVLEDRDKITSTHRGHGHCIAKGAEVNRMMAELFGRTTGYCKGKGGSMHIADVEQGNLGANGIVGGGFSIAAGAALTSQMRKEGYVVLCFFGDGASNEGSFHEAVNLASIWKLPVVFICENNQYGMSGPAKEMMNVEDVAQRAEAYGIPGKVVDGNDVFDVMNGVGQAVERARNGEGPSIVEAKTYRWKGHSKSDAKKYRTREEEQEWRAKDPIARLRDVLIQEGLLTEEEADQIKADAKKEIEESVEFAKDSPMPTLDDLMEDIYA encoded by the coding sequence ATGACTCAAACACTTAATTTACCGCCGCATGTCCAAGAAACAGATTTGGCAGGCTTGTTGAAGCAAATGTGGCAAATCCGGTATTTTGAAGAGAAAGTTGATGAGTTTTTTGCTAAAGGGATGATTCATGGAACCACTCACTTAGCGGTTGGCCAGGAAGCCTCAGCAGTAGGATCGATTGCAGTATTGGAAGACCGGGACAAAATCACAAGCACTCACCGTGGCCATGGACACTGTATCGCTAAAGGAGCAGAAGTGAACCGGATGATGGCAGAATTGTTCGGCCGCACAACCGGCTATTGCAAAGGCAAAGGCGGTTCGATGCATATTGCCGATGTTGAACAAGGAAACCTTGGGGCCAACGGAATTGTTGGAGGCGGCTTTTCGATTGCTGCGGGTGCAGCTTTAACTTCCCAGATGAGAAAAGAAGGATATGTTGTACTGTGCTTTTTCGGGGACGGTGCTTCAAATGAAGGCAGTTTCCATGAAGCAGTCAACTTAGCGTCTATTTGGAAACTGCCAGTTGTCTTTATTTGTGAAAACAATCAGTACGGCATGTCTGGTCCTGCTAAAGAAATGATGAATGTTGAAGACGTGGCGCAGCGGGCTGAAGCCTACGGCATCCCAGGAAAAGTAGTGGATGGCAATGATGTTTTTGATGTGATGAATGGAGTAGGGCAAGCGGTTGAGCGGGCGCGAAATGGAGAAGGCCCTTCAATTGTGGAAGCGAAAACATATCGCTGGAAAGGCCATTCCAAGAGTGATGCGAAAAAATACCGGACACGCGAAGAAGAACAGGAATGGCGCGCGAAAGATCCGATTGCACGCTTGCGCGATGTGCTGATCCAAGAAGGATTGCTGACAGAAGAGGAAGCGGACCAGATCAAAGCCGATGCGAAAAAGGAAATTGAAGAATCTGTTGAATTTGCAAAAGATAGTCCAATGCCAACACTCGATGATTTAATGGAAGACATTTACGCTTAA
- a CDS encoding dihydrolipoamide acetyltransferase family protein: MAKEIFMPKLSSTMEVGTMIQWFKNEGDSVEVGDPLFEIMTDKINIEVESYEEGILLKKYFEEDDEVPINHVVGYIGEAGERVPDDPPGESGAAAEEEDLSDSRQPEVSDLKEQGISETSVPNETSGAGENSPLEEKPRATPAARRVAREENIVLAEVPGSGPNGRIQQGDVMAFASSHTAPKATPLAKKVAEAEGVELQGIKGTGSQGKIYRSDVEGAKQPAPILASAGGKRVKMEGIRKVVAQRMHQSKTTAPHVTLTTEVDMTEAIGMRKQLLGSIEQQTGFRLSYTEIILKASASALKLHPNINVSLEGNEIVFHEEINLGLAVAVDNGLMVPVVKNVDQKGLSELTAECKRLGKAARDSKLKPDEMSGGTFTISNLGMYAIDAFTPVINQPESAILGVGRINEKPVGVNGAIELRPMMVLSLSFDHRVIDGAPAAAFLTELKEVLEHPYKLLV, from the coding sequence ATGGCTAAAGAAATATTCATGCCGAAATTGAGCAGCACGATGGAAGTCGGGACAATGATTCAATGGTTTAAAAACGAAGGCGATTCCGTTGAAGTGGGAGACCCACTTTTTGAAATCATGACAGACAAAATCAACATTGAAGTAGAATCCTACGAAGAAGGCATTCTGTTAAAAAAGTATTTCGAAGAAGACGATGAAGTCCCAATCAATCACGTAGTCGGCTATATCGGGGAAGCGGGGGAAAGAGTTCCAGACGATCCTCCGGGTGAATCCGGTGCTGCGGCAGAGGAAGAAGACTTAAGCGATTCCCGCCAGCCGGAAGTCAGCGATTTAAAAGAACAAGGCATCAGTGAAACCAGTGTCCCTAATGAAACAAGCGGGGCAGGGGAGAACTCTCCGCTTGAAGAAAAGCCGCGGGCCACTCCTGCTGCACGACGAGTGGCAAGAGAAGAAAACATTGTGCTTGCAGAAGTTCCAGGGTCCGGACCAAACGGGCGAATCCAGCAAGGAGATGTGATGGCTTTTGCTTCATCCCATACGGCACCAAAAGCAACGCCGCTCGCTAAAAAAGTGGCAGAAGCGGAAGGCGTAGAGTTGCAGGGAATAAAAGGCACCGGTTCGCAAGGGAAAATATACCGCTCAGACGTTGAAGGGGCAAAACAGCCGGCACCGATTTTAGCTTCAGCCGGCGGCAAACGCGTGAAAATGGAAGGCATCCGAAAAGTTGTGGCTCAGCGCATGCATCAAAGCAAAACAACGGCACCTCACGTCACGTTGACTACGGAAGTTGACATGACGGAAGCAATCGGCATGCGCAAGCAATTGCTCGGATCGATTGAACAACAGACCGGATTCCGGCTGTCCTATACCGAAATCATTTTAAAAGCTTCAGCTTCAGCGCTGAAGCTGCACCCTAATATAAATGTTTCCTTAGAAGGCAATGAAATCGTCTTTCACGAAGAAATTAACCTTGGCTTAGCGGTAGCCGTCGACAACGGCCTAATGGTGCCGGTGGTTAAAAACGTGGATCAAAAAGGCCTTTCCGAATTGACTGCAGAATGCAAGCGCCTTGGTAAAGCGGCGCGCGACAGCAAACTGAAGCCGGACGAAATGTCGGGTGGCACGTTCACCATCAGCAATCTGGGCATGTATGCCATTGATGCTTTTACACCGGTCATCAATCAGCCGGAATCAGCCATTCTGGGAGTAGGGCGAATCAACGAAAAGCCGGTCGGTGTAAACGGCGCCATTGAGCTTCGGCCGATGATGGTCCTCAGCTTGTCATTTGATCACCGGGTTATTGACGGTGCTCCTGCGGCGGCCTTTTTGACCGAATTAAAAGAAGTGCTTGAACATCCTTATAAATTACTGGTTTAA
- the trxB gene encoding thioredoxin-disulfide reductase, translated as MERVVILGTGPAGLTAAIYLARASMKPLVIEGAEPGGQLILTTEVENYPGYSDGILGPELMDNMRKQAERFGARFKRGWVTEVNLKKKPFKITLQKGEEITAESLIISTGAAAKMLDIPGETENLGKGVSTCATCDGFFFRDKKIIVVGGGDSAMEEASFLTRFASEVVIVHRRNELRASKIMQDRARQNPKVSWALDRVPLRIVTKGDKVGGLKVRNNETGNEEFIEADGIFVAIGHLPNSAFLKGQIETDPLGYIQVSPGTTETSIPGVMACGDVQDSKYRQAVTAAGTGCMAALDVERFLEGQEIVDWSQSLP; from the coding sequence ATGGAAAGAGTCGTCATTTTAGGTACGGGGCCAGCAGGTTTGACAGCAGCGATTTATTTGGCAAGAGCCAGTATGAAGCCACTGGTAATCGAAGGAGCTGAACCGGGCGGGCAATTGATTCTGACCACAGAAGTGGAAAATTATCCAGGATATTCTGATGGGATTTTAGGGCCGGAACTGATGGATAATATGCGGAAACAAGCGGAACGATTTGGCGCACGATTCAAAAGGGGATGGGTCACAGAGGTTAACTTAAAGAAGAAGCCATTCAAAATAACTTTGCAAAAAGGAGAGGAAATTACGGCAGAATCACTCATCATTTCTACAGGGGCAGCTGCAAAAATGCTGGATATTCCTGGAGAAACCGAAAACCTTGGAAAAGGTGTCAGTACTTGTGCTACATGCGACGGCTTTTTCTTCCGCGATAAGAAAATCATTGTCGTTGGCGGAGGTGATTCGGCAATGGAAGAAGCCAGCTTTCTAACCAGATTTGCATCAGAAGTTGTGATTGTCCATCGGCGGAACGAATTGAGGGCTTCTAAAATTATGCAGGACCGGGCGCGGCAAAACCCGAAAGTTTCCTGGGCTCTGGATCGTGTTCCACTTCGGATTGTAACTAAAGGCGATAAAGTGGGGGGCTTAAAGGTAAGAAATAACGAAACCGGCAATGAAGAGTTTATTGAGGCGGATGGAATATTTGTGGCGATCGGCCATTTGCCGAATTCCGCGTTCTTAAAAGGCCAGATTGAAACGGATCCGCTGGGCTATATTCAAGTTAGTCCAGGAACAACGGAAACCAGTATTCCAGGAGTGATGGCGTGCGGGGATGTCCAGGACAGCAAATACCGGCAAGCGGTAACCGCTGCCGGAACCGGCTGCATGGCCGCACTGGATGTTGAGCGTTTTCTTGAAGGGCAGGAAATTGTTGATTGGAGCCAGTCATTGCCTTGA
- a CDS encoding sugar-binding transcriptional regulator has translation MMNWEERRQIVKVSRLYYFEGQTQAEIAKKIGVSRPVISKLLNKARENGIVEIYIKDENAHTVELEHRLEKKYQLKEAIVVPAMGRDSEMVKHSLGKAASFYISKNINGKKSLGISWGSTLAKFVQEYPYEQHQNLKVIPLVGGMGRKLVEIHSNLLAYQLAQKMNSNCSYLYAPAMVESAELKKRLVQSEDIAMVLEEGRNVDMAVVGIGNPFKGSTMTTMEYLKEDDLVSLKQAGAVGDIGSRFYDQAGNEIKHPLNDLVIGLDINEYKQIPEVIGIVEGTHKVESIKAALRGGYFDVLVIDDVTADLIT, from the coding sequence ATGATGAATTGGGAAGAGCGCAGGCAAATCGTAAAAGTATCGAGGCTGTATTATTTTGAAGGGCAGACACAGGCGGAAATCGCGAAGAAAATTGGCGTATCCCGGCCTGTGATTTCCAAACTATTAAACAAAGCCCGGGAAAATGGCATAGTTGAGATCTACATTAAAGATGAAAATGCGCATACAGTCGAATTGGAACATCGGCTTGAAAAAAAATATCAACTGAAAGAAGCAATTGTCGTACCAGCGATGGGCAGAGATTCAGAAATGGTCAAGCACTCCTTGGGGAAAGCGGCCTCTTTCTACATATCCAAAAACATCAACGGGAAAAAGTCATTGGGGATATCCTGGGGCAGCACGCTGGCAAAATTCGTTCAGGAATATCCTTATGAACAGCATCAAAATCTGAAAGTTATTCCGTTGGTCGGTGGAATGGGCAGAAAGCTGGTGGAAATCCATTCTAATTTGCTCGCTTATCAGCTGGCACAGAAGATGAACTCAAATTGTTCCTATTTATATGCTCCTGCGATGGTCGAGTCTGCTGAATTGAAAAAGCGTCTCGTCCAGTCTGAAGATATTGCGATGGTGCTTGAAGAAGGACGTAATGTTGATATGGCAGTCGTCGGAATCGGCAACCCTTTCAAAGGATCGACAATGACCACCATGGAATATTTGAAAGAAGATGATCTCGTTTCCTTAAAACAAGCAGGGGCTGTTGGGGATATCGGTTCACGCTTTTACGACCAAGCTGGCAACGAGATTAAGCATCCGTTGAATGATCTGGTCATCGGACTCGATATCAACGAGTATAAACAGATTCCGGAAGTGATTGGCATTGTGGAAGGCACTCACAAAGTCGAAAGCATCAAAGCGGCATTAAGAGGCGGTTATTTTGATGTTTTGGTGATTGACGATGTGACTGCTGATTTGATTACGTAA
- the lpdA gene encoding dihydrolipoyl dehydrogenase: MKNYEVVVLGGGPGGYVAAIWAAKLGKKVALIEARELGGTCLNRGCIPSKTLLRHAEVIENIEKAKSWGIETGPITFSLSKMLARKDAVIQQLRNGISYLLKQGNIEVFNGLGEVRADQSISIQLADKEEIIQGKNIILATGSRPIVPPVAGIEDASYFTSDTIFDIEKIPDSMVIVGGGIIGVELACIFASLNVPVSIVEMSGRIVPSEEPEASKALAKALKKKGISVLTSTKVASIEQQENRQLVHVETDNGKKEVLKTEAILMAVGRAPNTSAFVDLNLKMNGRFVIVDDRMVTSNPAIYAIGDVIGGWQLAHAASAEGLIAASNAAGEKQTINYAVVPRCVYTSPEIASVGMTEEEAKQQGIDYKVVRVDHAGNGKALAQDEKEGFTKLIAGTKYGEILGVLMVGPHVTEMIAEPSAFIHLEGTVDELASMIHAHPTVSESLYEAAASWLGQGVHH; this comes from the coding sequence TTGAAGAATTATGAAGTTGTGGTACTTGGAGGCGGTCCGGGTGGCTATGTAGCAGCCATCTGGGCAGCCAAGCTCGGAAAAAAGGTGGCGCTGATTGAAGCCCGTGAACTGGGAGGCACTTGTTTGAACCGCGGATGCATCCCGTCAAAGACTTTGCTCCGGCATGCCGAAGTGATTGAAAACATTGAAAAAGCCAAAAGCTGGGGGATTGAAACAGGTCCCATAACTTTTTCCCTTTCTAAAATGCTCGCCCGAAAAGACGCTGTGATCCAGCAACTCAGAAACGGAATTTCGTACTTGCTCAAACAAGGGAATATTGAGGTTTTCAATGGTTTAGGTGAAGTGAGGGCAGACCAGTCAATTTCCATTCAGCTTGCTGATAAAGAAGAAATCATCCAGGGAAAAAACATTATTTTGGCAACAGGTTCACGGCCAATCGTTCCGCCGGTTGCCGGCATTGAAGACGCATCCTATTTCACAAGCGATACGATTTTTGATATCGAGAAGATACCGGATTCTATGGTCATCGTGGGTGGTGGCATCATTGGTGTAGAACTTGCCTGCATCTTCGCCAGTTTGAATGTGCCTGTCAGCATTGTGGAAATGAGCGGCAGAATCGTTCCGAGTGAAGAGCCGGAAGCCTCCAAAGCTCTTGCGAAAGCTTTAAAAAAGAAAGGGATTTCCGTTCTGACCAGCACAAAAGTGGCGAGCATTGAGCAGCAGGAAAACCGGCAGCTCGTGCATGTGGAAACTGACAACGGCAAAAAAGAAGTGCTGAAGACAGAAGCTATCTTAATGGCTGTCGGCAGAGCGCCGAATACTTCTGCGTTTGTTGATTTGAACCTGAAAATGAACGGCCGTTTTGTCATAGTGGATGACCGGATGGTGACAAGCAATCCAGCAATTTACGCAATCGGGGATGTAATCGGCGGTTGGCAGCTTGCCCATGCGGCGAGCGCAGAAGGATTGATTGCCGCTTCAAACGCTGCAGGCGAAAAGCAAACAATCAATTATGCGGTCGTTCCTCGCTGTGTCTACACCAGCCCGGAGATTGCCAGTGTCGGCATGACGGAAGAAGAAGCGAAGCAGCAAGGAATTGATTATAAAGTGGTGAGGGTGGACCATGCAGGCAATGGCAAAGCATTGGCGCAGGACGAAAAAGAAGGGTTTACTAAATTGATTGCCGGCACCAAATATGGAGAAATTCTCGGGGTTTTGATGGTCGGTCCGCATGTGACGGAAATGATTGCAGAGCCATCCGCTTTTATTCACCTGGAAGGAACCGTGGATGAACTGGCTTCCATGATTCATGCCCACCCGACTGTGTCCGAAAGCTTATACGAAGCGGCGGCTTCCTGGCTTGGCCAAGGTGTTCACCATTAA
- a CDS encoding PTS glucitol/sorbitol transporter subunit IIA, translating to MIKKYEAKITEIGEEVEIFAEENMMVIFNNTVPEELRSFAVIHEKADLLGKVETGDILEINGERYRILFVGNKVNDTLQDLGHCTISFTGDISADLPGTMCVESKPLPELALGADIRIFKA from the coding sequence ATGATAAAAAAATATGAAGCTAAAATAACAGAAATCGGTGAAGAAGTTGAAATCTTTGCAGAAGAGAATATGATGGTCATATTTAATAATACTGTACCTGAAGAACTCCGTTCCTTCGCAGTAATCCATGAAAAAGCGGATCTTCTTGGTAAAGTTGAAACTGGAGACATCCTGGAAATCAACGGCGAGCGTTACAGAATTTTGTTCGTCGGCAATAAAGTGAATGACACTTTACAAGACCTCGGCCACTGCACCATCTCGTTTACAGGTGATATTTCGGCCGATCTTCCGGGAACTATGTGCGTAGAAAGCAAGCCTTTGCCTGAATTGGCATTGGGTGCTGATATCCGGATTTTTAAAGCCTAA
- a CDS encoding bh protein produces the protein MKVKKMEAGLYCVHCKEEVNHEITYINSDIKSIRCLQCNRTKELKVDLKKEFYKEIYERIATKPTRMTKEYRDDLSHLLFSLPVRAMKKPYRILKDVNTSRKVIKTYKTKKSIK, from the coding sequence ATGAAAGTAAAGAAAATGGAAGCAGGATTGTACTGTGTTCACTGCAAAGAAGAAGTAAATCATGAAATAACCTATATCAACAGCGACATCAAAAGCATCCGGTGCCTGCAATGCAACCGGACGAAGGAATTGAAAGTGGATCTCAAAAAAGAGTTCTACAAAGAAATCTATGAACGCATTGCAACTAAGCCTACCCGGATGACTAAAGAGTACCGCGATGATTTGAGCCATTTGTTATTTTCTCTTCCTGTACGTGCCATGAAAAAGCCATACCGGATTTTAAAAGATGTGAATACGTCCAGAAAAGTGATCAAAACCTATAAAACTAAAAAAAGTATAAAATGA
- a CDS encoding NAD(P)H-dependent oxidoreductase encodes MLGINRKLEELEKSGTIIKVGLVGAGQMGRGMVSQIENMAGMRVVVTADIQIDNVKNAYSKSGVASSDIVETNNEEEAEEAVKAGKVVATTDAQLVTSLPEVDVVVDATGVPDIGAKIAWDAILNKKHIVMLNVEADVTIGPLLKKMADASGVVYTGTAGDEPGAIMELYDFADALGFEVVAVGKGKNNPLNLAANPDTAAEEAARKGASPKMLASFQDGTKTMVEMTAVANATGFLPDKPGMNGFVSDVKGLPEIFKLKEDGGQVSNKKIVEYINGIAPGVFVIVASEKDEVNHEMQYLSMGEGPNYVLYRPYHLTSLETPISIARAYFYNEATIAPWKGLQAETVTVAKTDLEEGQFLDSIGGFTVYGSILSAVEAKEKNALPMGLVDRNVQLKRSIKKGEIITYDDVVQTKESTIWRLRRMQDDTFAAKTEKVEPVKA; translated from the coding sequence ATGCTTGGTATAAATAGAAAACTAGAAGAACTTGAAAAAAGCGGAACAATTATCAAGGTTGGCCTAGTCGGTGCAGGACAAATGGGAAGAGGCATGGTTTCCCAGATTGAAAATATGGCCGGTATGCGGGTTGTCGTAACGGCTGATATACAAATTGATAATGTAAAAAATGCCTATTCAAAATCCGGGGTGGCAAGTTCGGACATTGTTGAGACGAATAATGAAGAAGAGGCAGAAGAGGCTGTGAAGGCAGGGAAAGTTGTAGCGACTACTGACGCCCAGCTGGTCACTTCGCTTCCAGAAGTGGATGTTGTGGTTGATGCGACTGGCGTGCCGGATATTGGAGCGAAAATCGCTTGGGATGCCATCTTAAATAAGAAACACATAGTCATGCTCAATGTTGAAGCGGACGTAACGATCGGGCCGCTGCTGAAGAAAATGGCGGATGCCAGCGGTGTCGTATATACCGGGACAGCTGGAGACGAGCCGGGTGCAATCATGGAATTATATGATTTTGCAGATGCCCTTGGATTCGAAGTGGTAGCTGTTGGCAAAGGAAAAAACAATCCGCTGAATTTAGCGGCGAATCCGGACACTGCAGCAGAAGAAGCAGCAAGGAAAGGCGCCAGCCCGAAAATGCTTGCTTCGTTTCAGGATGGAACAAAGACAATGGTAGAAATGACTGCCGTAGCCAATGCCACAGGATTCCTGCCAGACAAACCGGGCATGAATGGATTTGTCAGCGATGTGAAAGGGCTTCCGGAAATTTTTAAACTGAAAGAAGATGGCGGCCAAGTCAGCAATAAGAAGATAGTAGAATATATCAACGGCATTGCACCAGGCGTTTTTGTAATAGTGGCTTCAGAAAAAGATGAAGTCAATCATGAAATGCAGTATTTGAGCATGGGGGAAGGACCTAACTACGTGCTTTACCGTCCATATCATCTAACAAGTCTGGAAACGCCGATTTCAATTGCCAGAGCCTATTTTTACAATGAAGCCACAATCGCCCCTTGGAAGGGCCTCCAGGCGGAAACAGTGACTGTAGCTAAAACCGATCTTGAAGAAGGGCAGTTCCTTGACAGCATCGGCGGTTTTACAGTTTACGGCAGTATCCTGTCTGCAGTTGAAGCGAAAGAAAAGAACGCTTTGCCAATGGGTCTGGTTGACCGGAATGTCCAATTGAAACGCTCCATTAAAAAAGGCGAAATTATCACATATGACGATGTCGTCCAAACGAAAGAATCCACAATTTGGCGATTGCGCCGCATGCAAGATGATACATTTGCAGCGAAAACAGAAAAAGTAGAACCGGTAAAAGCATGA